The DNA region GTCGTGCGGCGCGACGGCGAAGGGGCGCTGGCCGAGGGGCAGGCGCAGATCCGCGTCTACGCCTCGCACCTCGCCGTCCTGCCCCCCGGGCCCGGCGCGTTCGTCGTGCCGCTCGCCGGGCTCCGCGCGCTCCGCTTCGACGACGCCTCGTACGCCGTCGAGCTCGAGGACGCGCGCGGCCGGACGACGATCAGCCACATGGCGCGCGAGACCGCCAACGTGCGGCGCCTGCTGCGCGAGGCGACGGAGGACCGCGCGCGCCTCGGCGCGCACGTGGTCGAGATGCTCTTCCCCTTCCTCGACCCGCCGACGATCGCCAAGGTCGCCGCCGCCGTGCCGGAAACGCGCCTCGCCGCGCTGCAGGACCTGGCGCGGATCGACCCGCGGCTGCCGACGGCGCTCAGCGACCGCGCGGTGAGCCCGGAGCGGAAGGCGTACTACGGCGCGCTCGCCGTGCAGGCGACCGGCCGGACCTTCGCCAGCTACAAGTTCGTGCCGGCGGCCGATCTCGAGGACGACGGCGGCGCGGCCGAGGCGGCGGAGGACGAGCCGACCGGCTCGGTCGCCGAATGGGATCCGGGCTACGAGACGACGCGTCCGGCGACGAGGGACGAAGCGGTCCTCGCGCCGCTCTTCTCGTTCTTCTTCCCGCTCGTCTCGCCGGGGCGCGGCCTCACGCTGGCCTGGGAGGCGACGAGCGCCTCGGCCCGCGCGACCTACCTCTTCGCCGCCGACCCGGCCGACCGCGACGTTCCCGAAGCCGCGGCCGAGCGGCTCAACGCCGCGCTGGCGCGGATCGGCTACCGCCGCGAGCCGATCTACGTTTCGGACGAGCAGTTGGAGCGGGATCCGCGCTTCGCCCACTACGCGGTGGGGATCAAGCGGGCGCCGGAGCTCGCCTGGCTGCGGGCCCGCTTCGTCGGACGCGCGGTGCACACGACGACCGACGTCTGGGGCGCCCAGATGCAGCGCCTGCTCGGCTGAAGGCCCGCCAGGTCACGAGACGACGAAGCGCCACTCCGCGGAGGGGCGCTTCCCTTTTCCGCGGCCCTCAGACGAGGCTTGCGCGGATCGCCGCGGCCAGTCCGGCGGGATTCTCCCAAGCCATCGCGTGGCCGCAGTCGGGGACGACCCGCACCGCGACGCCGAGTTCCTTCAGCCGCTCCGCGTCCGGATCGGGAAGGGACCGGGCGCCGAAGATCACGGTTCGCGGCATCCGCAGGCCGACGAGGAGTTCCCGCCACGTCGGGTCGCTCCCCTCGACCAACGACACGGCCGCGCGGTGCATCGCCCGCGGGAAGGAGCGTTCGAGGCAGGCCGCCCAGACGCGGTCGCCGGCCCGCGCGGCCTCCTGCGCGATCCGCCGCTGCCCCCGCTCCGCGTACTCCTCTTCGCCGTACCGGGCGATGGCCCGGCTGCACGTTCCGCCGCCGGGCTCGAGATTCGGTTCCGAAAGCACCAGCCGCCGCACCCGGTCCCCCGGCAGCGCCGCCAGCGCGATCGCCGCCGCCCCGCCCATGCTGTGGCCGTAGACGTCCACCGACGTCAACGACAGCGCGTCGATCAGCGCGCGCAGCGTGTCCGCGTGCGCGTCCACGGTGTAGGGGAAGTCGGGCGGCCGGTCGCTGAACCCCGATCCGAGCAGATCGACGAGCAGACGCCGGCGGTCGGCGAGAGCCGGACTCGCGGCCACGGCGGGGTAGTCGTACGAACCCGCGCAGCCGAGGCCGTGCACGAAGAGCAGCGGAACCCCCGCCCCGTCCAAGTCGTGGAACCGCAGCCGGCAGTCCCGCCCCTCCAACTCCACCGCCCTCACGCCGTTCCTCCCCACAGTGACGCCGAGATTGTTGCACGAGGCACGGGAATCAAGATCCGTAGGCATTCAGGCGTCCGCTCCGCCCGTCGCCGCCTGCCGCCGGGGAGGAGACTCCCGGCGGCGGGAAGAGGCGGGCGCTCTGGACGCCCGAATCGCGGCGAGATGACGCGGATCGCGATCCCGCCGCGGCCGCCGCCCGCCGCGGGACGCCGGTCCGGCCGCCCGCGGGGGCAGCAACAATCTCGGCGTCACTGTGCTCGGCGTCACTGTGCTCGGCGGTCACGGTGCTCGGCGATCACGGTGCTCGGCGGTCACTGGGCGTGGCAGTGACTGCAGTTCTCTCTGATTTCCTTGCCGTGGCAGGAGCCGCAGTGGCGTTGGTCGTGCGCCGTCTCGCCGAGCGCGGAACCTCGTCCCGGCCCCGCCGCGGCGGGGAGCAGCCGGAAGGCCCGCTCGCCGTGGCAGGAGCGGCAGTTGGGCGCGCCGTTGTCGACGTGCGAGAGGTGGCGGAACGTGACCGCGCCGGGACCTCCCGCGGCCCGGAAGACGATGTCGGGCGGCGTGCGGAGCGAGGCGAGCGCCGGGGCCAGGTCGGCCGGCTTCTCCTCCGCCGGCGCGGAAGGCCCCGCGCGGCGGGCGCCGAGATAGAAGTGCCCCAGCAGGGCGAGCGAGACGACGAAGACCGCGCCGAAGACGACGCCGGTCGCCCGCAGGCCGCGGGCCCGCGGCCCGAGCGAGACGGTCGGCGGAGGCAGCGGCCGCGGCGCGGCGGAACGGAACTCGGCCTCGGGAGCGTGCAGCACGTCGAAGTAGCGCGAGAAGACGCGGAAGGCGACGAAGCCGGCGGCGGCGATGGCGAAGGAGATCGAGATCTCCTGCCACGACGGGAAGTAGACGAGCCGCGGATACGACTCCATCCCGGTGACGACGGTGTTCATCCGGTTGGCGGCGAACCCCATCACCGCCAGCACCGAGGCGCAGAGCAGTCCCGTGCGCGACTCGCGCACCGGCCGCGCGAGGAGGAGCGCCGCCGGCAGGACGACGCCGAGCAGGAACTCGCCCAGGAAGAGAATCGACGGGTAGTCGAGCGCGAAGGCCCGTTCGAGCGCCCCCCGCTCCATCAGGTCCTGCACGCGCACCGTGCCGTAGAGCGCCAGCACGACGGCGACGACCTTCCCCAGATCGGAGAGCAGGTCGAGCGTCAGCGAGTGGCGGCCGTAGCGGGAGAGCCAGAGCGACTCGAGCACGATCATCGAGACGCCGGCGGCGATGCAGGAGAGGAAGAACAGAAACGGGAGGATCGGCGAGTACCAGAGCGCGTGCAGCCGCCCCGGCACGACGAGGTAGAGCGAGCCGAAAGACGACTGGTGGAGCGTGGAGAGGATCACTCCCGCGACGACGAACGGCAGCGAGACCGCGCGCAGGAAGCGGATCGGCGCCTTGAAGCCGAACCGGGCCAGCGCGACCGGCGCGAACTCGATCGCCAGCACGCAG from bacterium includes:
- a CDS encoding alpha/beta hydrolase; the encoded protein is MRAVELEGRDCRLRFHDLDGAGVPLLFVHGLGCAGSYDYPAVAASPALADRRRLLVDLLGSGFSDRPPDFPYTVDAHADTLRALIDALSLTSVDVYGHSMGGAAAIALAALPGDRVRRLVLSEPNLEPGGGTCSRAIARYGEEEYAERGQRRIAQEAARAGDRVWAACLERSFPRAMHRAAVSLVEGSDPTWRELLVGLRMPRTVIFGARSLPDPDAERLKELGVAVRVVPDCGHAMAWENPAGLAAAIRASLV
- the nrfD gene encoding polysulfide reductase NrfD, with the protein product MTASVRRADAPPTLKEVLRELVLPVTVWKVVTALILLVGAAAAAQRFFLGLGRTTHLTDLFPWGFWIGFDFLGIGLAAAGFTIVAAVHVGNIHRFEPIVKPAVLTAFVGYLLVAAVLVVDLGRFDRFYHPLILWNVHSVMFEITWCLTLYSCVLAIEFAPVALARFGFKAPIRFLRAVSLPFVVAGVILSTLHQSSFGSLYLVVPGRLHALWYSPILPFLFFLSCIAAGVSMIVLESLWLSRYGRHSLTLDLLSDLGKVVAVVLALYGTVRVQDLMERGALERAFALDYPSILFLGEFLLGVVLPAALLLARPVRESRTGLLCASVLAVMGFAANRMNTVVTGMESYPRLVYFPSWQEISISFAIAAAGFVAFRVFSRYFDVLHAPEAEFRSAAPRPLPPPTVSLGPRARGLRATGVVFGAVFVVSLALLGHFYLGARRAGPSAPAEEKPADLAPALASLRTPPDIVFRAAGGPGAVTFRHLSHVDNGAPNCRSCHGERAFRLLPAAAGPGRGSALGETAHDQRHCGSCHGKEIRENCSHCHAQ